GCGTGACGTCAGTGGCTGTTGCCGGTGGCGTCCGCCGTTGTATTTGTCTGGCCCTGCACCAGGTCGGACCAGGCGCGACCGGCCTGCAGGCCAAGATCGACCACGTCCTGCTGGGCCTGGCCCAGCCGCTGCAGGTTGTCCTGCCACAGCTGTGCGCCCTTGGGCAGCAACCCGGCCGGATCCTCGCTGCGGGCCAGTTCGCCCAGCCAGCCGCCGGTTGCGGTCAGGTTGCGTTCCATCGCCTTCAGCTGCACGCCGAACATGCTCTCGGCGTTTTCCAGCGCCAATCGGTTTGCACGCGTTGCCGCAGCCGCCAGCTGGCGGGTGGCATCACTGAAACGATCGGCGAAGGCGTTGGCCATGGCGGCATCGAAAGCGGTTGATGCAATGCAGCATACGCCGATCATGCCGCAATGCAACAAAAAAGAAGAAGGCGCTCAAGGCGCCTTCAGAAACCCTTGAGTATCAATGGCTTGATCAGGCGGCCGGGCCGCGGTACCGGCAGCCGGAGGTGCAGGTTTCATGCACGGTGATCTCGCTCAGCGCGGGCAGCAGCGGCTTCAGCTCCTTCCAGATCCACACCGCCAGGTTCTCGCTGGTCGGGTTTTCCAGGCCGGGGATGTCGTTGAGGTAGTGGTGGTCCAGGCGGTCGTAGATCGGCTGGAAGGCGGCTTTGACGTCGCCGAAATCCATGATCCAGCCGGTCTGCGCACCCGGCTCGCCTTCCACCTTCAGTTCCACCCGGAACGAGTGGCCGTGCAGGCGCGCGCATTTGTGGCCCGGCGGCACGTTGGGCAGGCGGTGGGCCGCCTCGAGCATGAAGACTTTGAAGATTTCCATGGCGCGATTGTACGCCGGCCCCGCCGCCGCGGCCGTCCCGGTTGTTGGCTTTCCGTAAAGCAATTCTTTCCATCCGGATGAAGAGATGTTAGCTTCTCTTATATCCGTATGAAGAGATGTTATTGGTCCCGCCAGACCTGGCATGGATTACTGCGGAACTTCCGTCGTCCACTACCACCCCCACATCGTCATGCCCCAGCACACCCTGCTCGTGGCGGCCCTGGCCGTCGCTCTGGCCGCGCCTTTGTCTGCCGCCGCCGAAACCTCCGCCGACGCCAGTGGCGAAGCCAGCACCCTGACCGCCGTGCGCGTCACCGGTTCCAACATCAAGCGCACCGATACCGAGGCGTCCAACCCGGTGCAGGTGATCGGCCGCCAGCAGCTGGAACAGACCGGCAAGGCCACCGTCGCCGACGTGCTGCGTTCGATCTCGGCCAACACCGGCAACGCCGCCAACGAAACCACCAACAACGGCTGGGCGTCCGGCTCGGCAGGCATCGGCCTGCGCGGCCTTTCGCAGAAGAACACGCTGGTGCTGCTCAACGGCCGCCGCCTGGCCAACTACGGCTTCCCGGCCGGCGGCCTGTCCGACACCTTCGTCGACCTCAACGCGTTGCCGCTGGTCGCCGTCGAGCGCATCGAAGTGCTCAAGGACGGCGCATCGGCCGTGTACGGTTCCGATGCGGTGGCCGGGGTGGTCAACATCATCACCCGGCAGAACTTCGAAGGCGCCGAACTCGGCGGCAGCTTCGGCGGTGCCGACCAGGGCGGCCTGCACGAGCAGAACCTGAAGTTCGTCGGTGGCCTCGGTGACCTGGATACCGATGGCTACAACATCCTCTTCAGCCTGCAGGGCTACAACCGCGAGCGCCTGGACCAGGACGAGCGCAACCTGACCAAGAGCGGCATCTACAGCGACCAGCCCGGCGGCCGCTGGAACGGCTGGTCGGCCAAGGGCGCGCGCTATCTGATCAACGGCGTCTCGGTGCCGATGCTCGATGCCGACGGCAACTGCCCCACCGGCACCACCCGCGTCGCCAGCGCGCCCATCGACGGCCTCGCCGGTGATACCTGCGGCTTCAACCAGGCGCCGTACACCACCCTGATTCCCTCGACCAAGCGCTACCAGGCGTATGCCAACGGCACCTTCCGCCTCGGCGAGAACGTCGAAGCCTTCGGCGAAGTGCTGTACAGCCAGATCAAAAGCGCCGCGTGGTTCGGCAGCAGCCCGTTCTTCACCCTGGAAAGCGGCCGCTTCGCCCTGAACGCGGAAACCGGCCTTGCC
This genomic stretch from Stenotrophomonas sp. SAU14A_NAIMI4_5 harbors:
- a CDS encoding phasin family protein, translating into MANAFADRFSDATRQLAAAATRANRLALENAESMFGVQLKAMERNLTATGGWLGELARSEDPAGLLPKGAQLWQDNLQRLGQAQQDVVDLGLQAGRAWSDLVQGQTNTTADATGNSH
- the queD gene encoding 6-carboxytetrahydropterin synthase QueD, which gives rise to MEIFKVFMLEAAHRLPNVPPGHKCARLHGHSFRVELKVEGEPGAQTGWIMDFGDVKAAFQPIYDRLDHHYLNDIPGLENPTSENLAVWIWKELKPLLPALSEITVHETCTSGCRYRGPAA